The following coding sequences lie in one Mycobacterium sp. Z3061 genomic window:
- a CDS encoding STAS/SEC14 domain-containing protein, with product MIEMLPDMPEGVTGIRVSGRLRGDELREIKPSLQERLNTGEVRIVEVIPSDYEGFGPGGLIEDLKLGFGTVLPHHSAFKRIAIVTDLEWVAHVLHALAWIVPGELAVFGLDGLEQAKEWAAG from the coding sequence ATGATTGAAATGTTGCCGGATATGCCGGAGGGAGTCACCGGTATCCGCGTATCGGGCCGACTGCGCGGCGACGAGCTTCGCGAGATCAAGCCCAGCCTGCAGGAGCGGCTGAACACCGGCGAGGTGAGGATCGTCGAGGTCATCCCGTCGGACTACGAGGGCTTCGGGCCTGGCGGATTGATCGAGGACCTCAAGCTCGGCTTCGGCACCGTCTTGCCGCACCACTCAGCGTTCAAACGGATCGCGATCGTCACCGACCTGGAGTGGGTCGCGCACGTGCTGCACGCGCTGGCGTGGATTGTTCCGGGCGAGCTTGCCGTGTTCGGTCTCGACGGGCTGGAGCAGGCCAAGGAGTGGGCGGCCGGCTGA
- a CDS encoding glutamate--cysteine ligase, translating to MSTRQSEGDLPTVGVEEEFLLAAPDTGEPAPRNRDVAAEAARRGVELDVELASCQVETTSSVATTAAQLHEELTELRRTAARAAEAVGVRLLALGLPPVTPHEFPVTDTPRYRQIGERFGMVAHEQGICGCHVHVAVTDRGAAVHAGNWLRPWLPTLLALSANSAIYRNSDSGYASWRSVLWRRWPVAGAPPYFASVEEYDRTVGMLVDTGVILDAGMVYWDVRPSADFPTVEVRVADVPATAADTVLLATLIRAAVMTAVDERDRTVDRLPPAALRAAYWKAAHDGLAGSTLDLVDGRGAVPVRELLSALVHRVRPALDALGEYHHVVDELDRVTALGNGAMRQRRAWQRRGAALDVIEDAAAATVS from the coding sequence ATGAGCACGCGGCAATCGGAGGGTGACCTGCCGACGGTCGGTGTGGAAGAAGAGTTTCTCTTGGCCGCCCCGGACACCGGCGAGCCCGCTCCCCGCAATCGGGACGTGGCCGCCGAGGCCGCACGCCGCGGCGTCGAGCTCGACGTGGAGCTGGCCAGCTGCCAGGTGGAGACGACGTCCAGCGTCGCGACCACTGCTGCACAGCTGCACGAAGAGCTCACCGAGCTACGACGCACAGCCGCGCGGGCCGCCGAAGCGGTCGGCGTGCGCCTGCTGGCCCTGGGACTGCCTCCCGTCACTCCCCACGAGTTCCCGGTGACCGACACCCCCCGCTACCGTCAGATCGGCGAGCGGTTCGGGATGGTGGCACATGAGCAGGGCATCTGCGGGTGCCATGTCCACGTGGCGGTGACCGACCGCGGTGCGGCGGTCCACGCCGGCAACTGGCTGCGCCCATGGCTGCCGACTTTGCTTGCGCTGTCGGCGAATTCGGCGATCTACCGCAACAGCGACTCCGGCTATGCCAGCTGGCGCAGTGTGTTGTGGCGGCGCTGGCCCGTCGCGGGTGCGCCGCCGTATTTCGCCTCGGTCGAGGAATACGACCGCACGGTCGGGATGCTGGTCGATACCGGGGTGATCCTGGATGCCGGGATGGTCTACTGGGACGTGCGCCCGTCGGCGGATTTTCCGACCGTGGAGGTGCGGGTCGCCGATGTGCCGGCGACCGCCGCCGACACCGTGCTGCTGGCCACGCTGATCCGGGCGGCCGTGATGACCGCGGTCGACGAGCGCGATCGCACCGTCGACCGGTTGCCGCCGGCCGCGTTGCGGGCGGCCTACTGGAAGGCCGCCCATGACGGGCTGGCCGGCAGCACCTTGGATCTGGTCGACGGGCGGGGGGCGGTGCCGGTGCGCGAGCTGCTGAGCGCGTTGGTGCACCGGGTCCGCCCGGCACTGGACGCCCTAGGCGAATACCACCACGTCGTCGACGAACTCGACCGCGTCACCGCGCTCGGCAACGGAGCGATGCGGCAACGTCGAGCGTGGCAACGCCGCGGCGCGGCGCTGGACGTCATCGAGGACGCCGCGGCGGCGACAGTCAGTTGA
- a CDS encoding GAP family protein, with protein MAGSWGSVLTGLIPLGLVVAVSPITIIPAVLVLQAPKPRPSGLAFLAGWALGLAALTAVCVGASGLLGGLHKTPPSWASWLRIVLGSALILFGIYRWLTRQGHTESPAWMRSFATITPTRAALTGVALVVARPDVLFICIPAGLAIGASGLDHIDVWLAATFFVVIAASSVAIPILAYAAAGTRLDDTMARLKDWMEKNNAALMAVILVVIGAMVLYNGIDALKR; from the coding sequence ATGGCAGGAAGCTGGGGCTCGGTCCTCACCGGGCTGATTCCACTCGGACTGGTCGTCGCGGTCTCGCCGATCACCATCATCCCGGCGGTCCTGGTGCTGCAGGCGCCGAAACCGCGGCCGAGCGGGCTGGCTTTCCTTGCCGGATGGGCGCTGGGACTGGCAGCACTGACCGCTGTGTGCGTCGGGGCCTCGGGGCTGCTCGGCGGGTTGCACAAGACGCCACCGAGCTGGGCTTCCTGGCTGCGCATCGTCCTGGGCTCGGCGCTCATCCTGTTCGGCATCTACCGCTGGCTGACCCGGCAGGGCCATACCGAATCGCCGGCCTGGATGCGGTCGTTCGCGACGATCACCCCCACCCGCGCGGCGCTGACAGGTGTGGCTTTGGTGGTCGCACGTCCTGACGTGCTGTTCATCTGCATCCCAGCAGGATTGGCGATCGGCGCCAGCGGGCTCGACCACATCGATGTCTGGCTGGCCGCAACGTTTTTCGTCGTGATCGCCGCGTCATCGGTCGCCATTCCGATCCTGGCTTATGCGGCCGCGGGTACCCGTTTGGACGATACGATGGCGCGGCTCAAAGACTGGATGGAAAAGAACAACGCTGCCCTGATGGCGGTGATCCTGGTGGTGATCGGCGCGATGGTGCTCTACAACGGAATCGACGCGTTGAAGCGCTGA
- a CDS encoding alpha/beta hydrolase, producing MEDLAMGLPALVLVHGGGFAADCWEPTIDVIRILEPRLKVLTVDLPGRGNKSGDLITACVDGWVDSVVSDIENAALDDFVIVGHSLAGVIVPGVVTKLGSARVREMILATAQVPANGGALVDTLPGAQSWYARRAAKRYVQKGRSVRPGGLPTALAGFVFCNGMTPAQRKFTLARSCQESPSIMIEKVDRSGMPDEVPRTWILTRRDRAVSMKIQRECIAALGGVQTLIEIDSCHMLMVSEPERLAEILIGRCRSYEQPRP from the coding sequence ATGGAGGACCTGGCCATGGGATTGCCCGCATTGGTTCTCGTGCACGGAGGCGGGTTCGCCGCTGATTGTTGGGAGCCCACCATCGACGTGATCCGCATCCTGGAGCCGCGACTAAAGGTGCTCACCGTTGATTTGCCGGGTCGGGGAAATAAAAGCGGTGACCTGATCACGGCTTGTGTCGATGGGTGGGTCGATTCGGTGGTGTCGGACATCGAGAATGCTGCGCTGGACGACTTCGTGATCGTCGGCCATTCGCTGGCGGGGGTGATCGTCCCCGGTGTTGTCACCAAGCTCGGCTCGGCGCGGGTGCGGGAGATGATCTTGGCCACCGCGCAAGTACCAGCCAACGGCGGCGCCCTGGTGGACACGCTTCCCGGGGCGCAGAGCTGGTACGCACGTCGCGCCGCGAAACGTTATGTGCAGAAAGGCCGTTCGGTTCGGCCGGGAGGTTTGCCTACTGCGTTGGCGGGGTTTGTATTTTGCAACGGAATGACTCCCGCACAGCGCAAGTTCACGCTGGCTCGGTCCTGTCAGGAATCACCCTCAATAATGATTGAAAAAGTTGACCGCAGTGGTATGCCCGACGAGGTGCCACGCACGTGGATACTCACTCGGCGTGATCGCGCCGTCTCGATGAAGATTCAACGCGAGTGCATCGCTGCGCTTGGCGGAGTGCAGACCCTCATTGAGATCGACTCCTGCCACATGCTGATGGTGAGCGAACCTGAACGGCTGGCAGAGATCCTCATCGGGCGTTGCCGTTCGTACGAACAGCCCAGGCCCTGA
- a CDS encoding DedA family protein gives MDLDALLHSIPPLAIYLLVGGVVGVESLGIPLPGEIVLVSAALMSSHHEIGVNPIGVGAAAVIGAVVGDSIGYSIGRRFGMPLFDRLGRRFPKHFGPGHVALAERTFNRWGVRAVFFGRFIALLRIFAGPLAGALKMPYPRFLAANVGGGICWAGGTTALVYYAGVAAERWMSRFSWVALVIAVICGITAAILLRERTSRAIAELEEEHYRKTGTQATEKAA, from the coding sequence ATGGATCTGGACGCCCTGTTGCATTCAATCCCGCCGCTGGCGATCTACCTGCTGGTCGGCGGCGTCGTGGGAGTGGAAAGCCTGGGCATTCCGCTGCCGGGCGAGATCGTGTTGGTCAGTGCCGCGTTGATGTCGTCGCATCACGAGATCGGGGTCAACCCCATCGGCGTCGGCGCGGCCGCGGTGATCGGCGCCGTGGTGGGCGACTCGATCGGCTACTCGATCGGCCGGCGTTTCGGGATGCCGCTGTTCGACCGCCTGGGCCGCAGATTCCCGAAGCACTTCGGTCCCGGGCACGTGGCACTGGCCGAGCGGACCTTCAACCGCTGGGGTGTTCGTGCGGTGTTCTTCGGCCGCTTCATCGCCCTGCTGCGCATCTTCGCCGGGCCGCTGGCCGGGGCGTTGAAGATGCCCTACCCGCGCTTCCTGGCGGCGAATGTGGGCGGCGGTATCTGCTGGGCCGGGGGTACCACCGCCCTGGTGTATTACGCGGGTGTGGCCGCCGAGCGCTGGATGTCCCGGTTCTCCTGGGTAGCCCTGGTCATCGCCGTCATTTGCGGCATCACTGCGGCGATCCTGTTGCGCGAACGCACGTCTCGCGCGATCGCCGAACTGGAGGAAGAGCACTACCGCAAGACCGGAACCCAGGCTACGGAAAAGGCCGCCTGA
- a CDS encoding catalase family peroxidase, producing the protein MPVTPDDAIAAIRGAGGACPGYRALHAKGTLYRGTFTATPEAAGLSRAQHLDGSPVPTLVRFSNGSGNPAQPDGAPGVRGLAVKFTLPDGSTTDVSTQTARLFAASGPDGFVDLLKALRPGATMPARLARLFATRPALLRALPVLAAAGKTPASYATIEYHGLHAFRWVAADGSARFVRYHLIPVAGVEHLSLLASRKKDRDFLTDELNARLGNSPVRFDYRVQIAGSNDSTVDPSAPWRSADTVTVGTIEITGVDTEREKNGDIVVFDPMRVTDGIEPSEDPVLHFRTLAYSASVKLRTGVDRGAEAPDPG; encoded by the coding sequence ATGCCGGTTACTCCTGATGACGCAATCGCCGCGATCCGGGGCGCCGGCGGTGCCTGCCCCGGTTATCGGGCCCTGCACGCCAAGGGCACTCTGTACCGCGGCACCTTCACCGCAACGCCGGAGGCTGCGGGGCTCTCCCGCGCACAGCATCTCGACGGCTCGCCGGTCCCGACACTGGTGCGATTCTCCAACGGCTCGGGCAACCCGGCTCAACCGGACGGTGCACCGGGCGTGCGCGGCCTGGCCGTGAAGTTCACTCTGCCCGACGGCAGCACAACCGACGTCTCCACGCAGACCGCCCGCCTGTTCGCCGCCAGCGGACCCGACGGATTCGTCGACCTGCTCAAGGCGCTGCGGCCCGGCGCGACGATGCCGGCCCGGCTGGCCCGCCTCTTCGCGACCCGGCCGGCCCTGCTGCGTGCTCTGCCGGTTCTGGCCGCCGCCGGTAAGACCCCGGCAAGCTACGCCACCATCGAATACCACGGATTGCATGCTTTCCGCTGGGTCGCCGCCGACGGCAGTGCGAGATTCGTTCGCTACCATCTGATCCCGGTCGCCGGGGTAGAGCACCTGTCGCTACTGGCGTCCCGCAAGAAGGACCGCGACTTCCTCACCGACGAACTGAACGCGCGCCTCGGCAACAGCCCGGTGCGGTTCGATTACCGCGTCCAGATCGCCGGATCCAACGATTCGACGGTGGATCCGTCGGCGCCCTGGCGCAGCGCGGACACGGTCACCGTCGGCACCATCGAGATCACCGGTGTGGACACCGAGCGCGAAAAGAACGGCGACATCGTCGTCTTCGACCCGATGCGCGTCACCGACGGCATCGAACCCTCCGAGGACCCGGTGCTGCACTTTCGCACCTTGGCATATTCGGCGTCGGTCAAACTGCGGACCGGCGTCGACCGCGGTGCCGAGGCACCCGACCCCGGATAA
- a CDS encoding TetR/AcrR family transcriptional regulator: MTTPDVTGPGGPAVPARERILNAAYELFGRRGIRAVGTEEVIERACVAKATLYRHFATKNALVLAVLERREQLWTHGLIEERSASLGSTPEEQLLAIFDVLHEWFHNRDGFEGCSFINVLLELGADHPAGQASIVHINNVREIVRTRAVAAGLRDVEDFARSWQILMKGAIMLAAVGDTDAALRSRSMARGLIEQHRPFDGVCPETDREEAVG; encoded by the coding sequence ATGACAACGCCCGACGTCACGGGCCCCGGGGGTCCCGCCGTGCCCGCCCGTGAACGGATATTGAACGCCGCCTACGAATTGTTCGGCCGCCGTGGAATCAGGGCGGTGGGCACCGAGGAAGTGATCGAGCGTGCCTGTGTGGCCAAAGCGACGCTCTACCGGCACTTCGCGACCAAAAATGCGCTGGTACTGGCCGTCCTGGAGCGGCGTGAGCAATTGTGGACGCACGGCCTGATCGAGGAGCGCTCCGCGTCGCTCGGCAGCACGCCCGAGGAACAGTTGCTGGCGATTTTCGACGTCCTGCACGAGTGGTTCCACAATCGGGACGGTTTCGAGGGCTGCTCGTTCATCAACGTGCTGCTCGAGCTGGGTGCCGACCATCCCGCCGGGCAAGCGAGCATCGTCCATATCAACAACGTGCGTGAGATCGTACGCACGCGGGCGGTGGCCGCGGGGTTGCGCGACGTCGAGGATTTCGCGCGGTCCTGGCAGATCCTGATGAAGGGCGCGATCATGCTCGCGGCGGTCGGCGACACCGACGCCGCCCTGCGATCGCGCAGCATGGCCCGCGGCCTCATCGAGCAGCACCGCCCATTCGACGGCGTTTGCCCCGAAACGGACCGCGAAGAGGCGGTCGGTTAG
- a CDS encoding TetR/AcrR family transcriptional regulator: protein MLSPRLQEHDYVLDSTENLVAQDGIEAVTIRALTKATGVSNGAIYRTFESRGGLLGRVWIRAERRFLDQLTSLVEEAKAQPGSEPLDAVYAAAETSLLYPDLYPGSSACLMTVRRDDVVSQPMPADIAEHLQSLERELAAVMAQLAEGLWGRSDDGAVDLIATCIIDLPKWIGLRGGRYSLPILRDYLRAAVRSVLEVGPPPAGADRELASSGARHGAA from the coding sequence GTGTTAAGTCCCCGGTTGCAGGAACACGACTACGTCCTTGATTCGACCGAGAACCTGGTCGCCCAGGACGGCATCGAAGCCGTGACGATCCGCGCGCTCACCAAGGCCACCGGTGTCTCCAACGGCGCCATCTACCGCACCTTCGAATCCCGCGGCGGCCTGCTGGGCCGGGTCTGGATCCGGGCTGAACGTCGTTTTCTGGATCAGCTGACCAGTCTGGTCGAGGAGGCGAAGGCCCAGCCTGGCAGTGAACCCCTGGATGCGGTCTATGCCGCCGCGGAGACCTCGCTGCTGTACCCGGACTTGTACCCGGGTTCGTCTGCATGCCTGATGACGGTGCGTCGTGACGACGTCGTCAGCCAACCGATGCCCGCCGATATCGCCGAGCACTTGCAGAGCCTCGAGCGCGAACTCGCCGCGGTCATGGCCCAGCTGGCCGAAGGCCTCTGGGGGCGCAGCGACGACGGCGCCGTCGACCTGATCGCCACCTGCATCATCGACCTGCCGAAGTGGATCGGTCTGCGCGGTGGACGGTACAGCTTGCCCATCCTGCGTGACTACCTGCGCGCGGCGGTGCGATCGGTACTCGAAGTGGGACCCCCGCCGGCCGGGGCAGACCGCGAGCTGGCGTCCAGCGGCGCTCGCCACGGCGCGGCGTAA
- a CDS encoding polysaccharide deacetylase family protein, which produces MDRRRFLVAVAASVAAATMPMAHADVLGSAPNPGAPLPPDLLPPPDPGSRLPLPRGTVLKQLPGNGDLLAWTVDDGADTAVVRAYTQFAKDTGVRLTYFVTAGYRSWTENAAQLRPLVESGQIQLANHTWTHPDLTRLAPSQIADELKSTDAFLRNTYGVDAAPYFRPPYGHHNAAVDAVAADLGYQNPTLWSGDLRDSALLPEDVIVRLAYQYFAPQTIVIGHLNHAPITHVYGQLVDIIRARRLRTVTLNDVFLRSEIPRSTTRLSG; this is translated from the coding sequence CTGGACCGGCGGAGGTTTCTGGTCGCCGTGGCCGCATCCGTCGCGGCGGCAACGATGCCAATGGCGCACGCCGACGTGCTCGGCTCGGCGCCCAATCCAGGTGCCCCGCTGCCGCCCGACCTGTTGCCGCCGCCCGACCCCGGCTCGCGGCTACCACTGCCGCGAGGCACGGTCCTGAAGCAACTTCCCGGCAACGGTGACCTGTTGGCATGGACCGTCGATGACGGCGCCGACACCGCGGTCGTGCGGGCCTACACACAGTTCGCCAAGGACACCGGCGTGCGGCTCACCTACTTCGTCACAGCCGGCTACCGCTCCTGGACCGAGAACGCGGCGCAACTCAGACCACTCGTCGAATCCGGGCAGATTCAGTTGGCCAACCACACCTGGACCCACCCGGACCTGACGAGGCTCGCGCCGAGCCAGATCGCCGACGAACTGAAAAGCACGGACGCCTTCCTGCGCAACACCTACGGCGTGGACGCCGCCCCGTACTTCCGTCCGCCGTACGGCCACCACAACGCCGCCGTCGACGCGGTCGCCGCCGATCTGGGCTATCAGAATCCCACCCTGTGGAGTGGCGACCTGCGGGACTCCGCCCTGCTCCCCGAGGACGTCATCGTCCGGTTGGCGTACCAGTACTTCGCGCCGCAGACCATCGTGATCGGCCACCTCAACCACGCTCCCATCACGCACGTCTACGGACAGCTGGTCGACATCATCCGGGCGCGCCGGCTGCGCACCGTAACCCTCAACGACGTCTTCTTACGCTCCGAGATCCCGCGTAGCACAACACGATTGAGCGGTTAA
- a CDS encoding putative quinol monooxygenase: MAVIVILELQFKPESVAAGRELMSRTLEVTRAFDGNLQTDVWVDEDDEAHWLIYEVWDSVEHDEAYRRFRAGEGKVTELPPLLAAPPNKKRYTTADV, translated from the coding sequence ATGGCGGTCATAGTGATTCTCGAGCTCCAGTTCAAGCCCGAGTCGGTGGCTGCCGGCCGGGAGCTGATGAGCCGGACGCTGGAGGTCACCCGCGCGTTCGACGGAAACCTCCAAACCGACGTGTGGGTCGACGAGGACGACGAAGCGCACTGGTTGATCTACGAGGTCTGGGACTCCGTCGAGCACGACGAGGCGTACCGCCGATTCCGCGCCGGCGAGGGCAAGGTGACCGAGCTTCCGCCGTTGTTGGCGGCGCCGCCGAACAAGAAGAGATACACGACCGCCGACGTTTAG
- a CDS encoding sulfite exporter TauE/SafE family protein, with protein MSVSHMILIGLAGLGAGAINALVGSGTLITFPTLVALGYPPVTATMSNAIGLVAGSVSGTWGYRRELRGQWGRLRWQIPASLAGAVLGAYLLLHLPERVFTRIVPVLLVLALILVVIGPRIQSWARRRAEDAGRSADHITPSRMAALVIGTFLVGAYGGYFTAAQGILLVGVMGALLPESVQRMNAAKNLLTLIVNVVAAVSYTLVAWERISWPVAGLIAVGSLIGGLIGARYGRRLSSNALRATIVVVGLIGLYRLLAV; from the coding sequence GTGTCGGTTTCCCACATGATCTTGATCGGACTGGCGGGGCTCGGGGCCGGCGCGATCAATGCGCTCGTCGGATCGGGCACCCTCATCACGTTTCCGACGCTGGTCGCGCTGGGCTACCCGCCGGTCACCGCCACCATGTCCAACGCGATCGGCCTGGTGGCCGGCAGCGTCTCGGGCACCTGGGGCTATCGCAGGGAACTGCGTGGGCAATGGGGGCGGCTGCGGTGGCAGATCCCGGCGTCGCTGGCCGGGGCGGTATTGGGTGCCTACCTCCTGCTGCATCTGCCCGAACGCGTCTTCACCCGAATCGTGCCCGTGCTGCTGGTGCTGGCTTTGATCCTGGTCGTCATCGGTCCGCGGATTCAGTCGTGGGCACGCCGACGCGCCGAGGACGCAGGCCGCTCCGCTGATCACATCACGCCGAGCAGAATGGCGGCGCTGGTCATCGGCACCTTCCTGGTGGGCGCCTACGGCGGCTATTTCACAGCGGCTCAGGGCATCCTGCTCGTCGGCGTGATGGGCGCGTTGCTGCCGGAATCGGTGCAACGCATGAACGCGGCAAAGAATCTGCTCACGCTGATTGTGAATGTCGTTGCCGCGGTGAGCTATACGCTGGTCGCCTGGGAACGGATCAGTTGGCCGGTGGCCGGGCTGATCGCGGTCGGCTCGCTGATCGGGGGATTGATCGGCGCACGCTATGGACGACGGCTGTCGTCAAATGCGCTGCGCGCCACCATCGTGGTGGTCGGGTTGATCGGGCTGTACCGGTTGCTCGCCGTGTAA
- a CDS encoding MBL fold metallo-hydrolase, whose translation MNPRRRDCAISVLGGPTTVVDIGGHRIVMDPTFDPAGPHAYLTKTVGPAVSAEALGPVDVVLISHDEHPDNLDDAGRRFALTAPLVLSHPGGAGRLGPPALGLAPWQSFELPGGSDRLVVQAVPAIHGPADGQRDASGHVNCEVTGFVLSGRGLPTVYLSGDNASIDVVRQVSERIGRVDIAVLFAGAASVPSKEHGRPLTLTSARAAAAAEILGAALVIPAHVDGWAHFTEGTDDFVAAFDQAGISGVLGAAAHGEWIDWSDPSTR comes from the coding sequence GTGAACCCTCGGCGGCGCGACTGTGCGATCAGTGTTCTGGGCGGTCCGACGACGGTGGTCGACATCGGCGGTCACCGGATCGTGATGGACCCGACCTTTGACCCTGCCGGACCACACGCCTACCTGACCAAGACCGTCGGCCCCGCCGTCAGCGCCGAAGCGCTGGGCCCGGTCGACGTGGTGCTGATCAGCCATGACGAGCATCCCGACAACCTGGACGACGCGGGACGCCGCTTCGCCTTGACCGCTCCCCTGGTTCTCTCCCACCCCGGGGGCGCCGGCCGGTTGGGGCCACCGGCGCTCGGGTTGGCTCCCTGGCAGTCCTTCGAGTTGCCCGGCGGATCGGATCGCCTTGTGGTGCAAGCGGTTCCAGCGATCCACGGCCCCGCCGACGGGCAACGGGACGCCAGCGGTCACGTCAACTGCGAGGTGACCGGGTTCGTGCTGTCCGGCCGCGGCCTACCCACTGTCTATCTCAGCGGCGACAACGCCTCGATCGACGTGGTCAGGCAGGTGTCCGAGCGGATCGGCCGCGTCGACATCGCGGTGCTGTTCGCCGGTGCGGCCAGCGTGCCCAGCAAGGAGCACGGCCGCCCGCTGACGCTCACGTCGGCTCGCGCGGCGGCCGCCGCCGAAATCCTGGGCGCCGCACTGGTGATACCTGCTCACGTGGACGGCTGGGCTCACTTCACCGAGGGCACCGACGACTTCGTCGCGGCCTTCGACCAGGCCGGGATCAGCGGTGTGCTCGGGGCGGCCGCCCACGGCGAGTGGATCGACTGGAGCGATCCGAGCACCCGCTGA
- a CDS encoding anti-sigma factor antagonist has product MSLVIAESFSSHLTLSTRLVYQLGEPRSTLRAITDRSGDAVVIHAGGEIDACNESTWRQLVTEAAATATAPGPFVVDVTDVDFMGCCAYSVLSEAAEQCRRRGVELRLVTHAPIVSRIVAACGLTAELPIFPTVDNALAIS; this is encoded by the coding sequence ATGAGCCTGGTCATTGCAGAATCTTTTTCCTCACATCTCACACTCAGTACCCGCCTGGTCTACCAACTCGGCGAGCCGCGCAGCACGCTGCGTGCAATCACCGATCGCAGTGGCGACGCGGTGGTGATCCACGCCGGCGGTGAAATCGACGCGTGCAACGAGAGCACCTGGCGCCAGCTGGTGACCGAAGCGGCCGCCACGGCTACCGCACCCGGACCGTTCGTCGTCGACGTGACCGACGTCGACTTCATGGGCTGCTGCGCCTACAGCGTGCTCAGCGAGGCCGCCGAACAGTGCCGCCGCCGCGGCGTCGAACTGCGGCTGGTGACCCACGCGCCGATCGTCAGCCGGATCGTGGCTGCCTGCGGACTGACCGCGGAGTTGCCGATCTTCCCGACCGTGGACAACGCCCTCGCGATTTCCTGA
- a CDS encoding PE family protein, translating to MSAVFAVPDLMQAAATDLSAIGSALNATHPTAGAPTISVLPAAADEVSASIAHLFSGYAEDYQKLAGQAAAFHEQFVQHLTATAGTYANAEAANVASLLRPLTAIATPIAAAATAAQDVLTDLVTSLLTNIQFLIEIIISLITAPLWLPFILVFFSPLGAGIRLWVDPPP from the coding sequence ATGTCTGCTGTGTTCGCGGTGCCGGATCTAATGCAAGCGGCGGCAACGGATTTGTCGGCTATCGGTTCGGCGCTCAACGCGACGCACCCGACGGCAGGGGCCCCAACTATTTCCGTGCTACCTGCTGCCGCCGATGAGGTGTCGGCAAGTATTGCGCACCTGTTCTCCGGTTACGCCGAGGACTATCAAAAATTGGCCGGGCAGGCGGCGGCGTTTCATGAGCAGTTTGTGCAGCACCTGACTGCGACTGCGGGCACGTATGCCAATGCTGAGGCCGCTAACGTCGCGTCGCTGCTGCGTCCCTTGACGGCAATTGCGACTCCGATTGCTGCTGCTGCCACAGCCGCCCAGGACGTGCTCACCGATTTAGTAACGAGTTTACTAACGAACATTCAATTTCTAATAGAGATCATCATATCACTCATTACGGCACCATTGTGGTTGCCATTTATTTTAGTCTTCTTTTCACCACTCGGCGCTGGAATTAGGTTATGGGTCGATCCGCCCCCGTAA